The DNA sequence TTACGGCTGGGGGTGCTGGTGATGTTTTTGCTGATAGCCACCGGCCAGATTGTCAGTTTCGCCTGGCAGGAGCGGCCGCACCGGGTGGCGGTTCTGGTTGATCGTTCCAAGAGTATGCAGGCGGTCAGGGCAGACAGCCAGGCGCTGGAGATTGCCGGGCAGATAGGTTCATTCCTGCCCCGGGGTCTGAAACCGCAGTTCTGGAGCTTTGGCGACAGTGTCTATGCCGGGATCGATCCCAATAGAATATATGAGCACACCAGGCTGGGCCGGGCGCTGGAACTGGTTTTTAACTCCAGACCGGCAGCAGTGCTGCTGCTGAGTGACGGTCAGGACAACGGCGACCTGAGTCCGATGGCGGTGGTGAAACAGGCGCAGGTGCCGGTTTATGTGGTAGGGTTCGGTCAATATGCCGGTTACAATCTCAGTGTCCGGGATTTGGAGTTGCCGGGTCTTGTTTATGCCGGAGATACGGTGCACATCCGAATCCATCTGCTCAGTTCCGGACTGCGGGAAAATCTGCCGGTGCGGGTTGAGGTCGCCGGACAGGAGCGGATAGTTATCGCCGGTGCCGGTTTCTCAGAGCAGGAGCTGGAGTTTCCGGTGGTTTTCAACCAGCCCGGGAAAAAAGTGATCCCGGTCCGGGTGGAAAGTTTGCCCGGAGAAATAACCTTTGGGGATAACCGGGCGCAGGCGCTGGTTCAGGTGCAGCCGGCACGGGTCCGGGTAGTTTACTTTACAAATAACCCGGGACCCAATACCAGGTTTATTCTTGCCCTGCTCCGGCAGAATCCCAGGGTAAGTCTGGAGACAGTGATTTCCCTTACCGGCAGTCTTGATACCGGAAAGGAGCCAGCAGGCGATGTTTATTTGCTTGACGGGGTCAGCGAAAAGGAGCCGGACCGGGTCTGGTGGCAGTGGCTGGAATCACAGATCAGAGATGGTGCCGGTCTTCTTTTTGTCGCGGGGGTAGATAATGCTATCGGACCGGTGCTGAGCCGGATGTTACCAGTATCGCAATGGACGGTGTTGAAGGGCAGTTTCACACCGGTGTCCACCAGTGATGCCGAGATTGCCGGGATTTTTGGACCCGGCGGAATTGATTTTAATCTTCTGCCGCCGTTCAGCACTCTGATCACCGGGGTTCCGGATGCGGGTGCTGTGGTCTGGCTTCAGGCAGGGGAGAACGGCAAGCCGGTGGTTGTCGCCGGCAAGCGGGGCAGGGGCAGAGTGGTTTATTTTGGTGGTTATCCGCTCTGGCGCTGGGGTTTTCTGCCGGAAATTTCCTTTGGTCGTGAGTCACCGCTGGCGGTATTTCTTGACCGGGTGAGCCGTTATCTGGCGGAACGGGATACGAACCGGTTTGTGTTGGAAACCGACCGCATGAGCTATCTGGCGGGCGAACCGGTGCGGTTGCAACTGCGGGCGCGGCGTCCGGGGGGAGACTGCTGGGAGGGACTGGATGTGCGGATCCGGGTTAATACTGGTGGTATCTGGGTGCCGATGGTAGAACGGGGAGCAGGGATATATCAGGCGACGATCCAGGGTTCTGCTCCGGGCAGTCACCATGCGGTTGCCGAGGTGCGTCAGGAGGGGGTGGTTCTGGGCACTGCCGGGGTTGACTGGGGTGTTGATGAGCAGGGTGTAGAGCTGGTCCGGCTCGGCCTGAACCGCGGTTTGCTGGAGCGGATCGCTCAGGCAGGGAACGGCTGGTTTGTTCCGGCGGAAAGTCTGGCTCCCGAGCTGATAAAAGGGATCAGGACCCGGGGTTATCAGCGCCGGCTGGTCCTGGACCCGAGAAGTCTGCCTTGGTGGTTCGGGCTGATGGCGGTGCTGTTCGGGGTTGAGCTTTTACTAAGACGCAGAAAGGGGTTGTATTAGATGAGCATGGTTCAGGGGTTGAAGAGCGGATCGGAGCTGAAAACGGGGTGCAGGAGACTGTTTGGGATTCTGTTGCTGATGGCTGTTCCGGCGCTGGTTTATGCTGGCAGCGGGGAGCGGATTGCGGAGTGGCTGGGAGCGCGGGGGTTGAGTCCCCAGCTGGTGGTATTACTCGTTTCAATGCTGCCGATAGTGGAGCTGCGGGGGGCGGTGCCGATCGGCAACAACCTTTTCGGACTGCCGTTGTGGCAGACACTCCTGCTGGCAATCGGTGGCAATATGCTGCCGATTTTTCTGGTGGTGCTTCTGCTGGAAAAGGCGGTGGAGTGGCTCGGGCATATTGCTGTTTTCCGGCGGTTCTTTGACTGGCTGTTTCAGCGGACAAGAAAACGGAGCGGAGTGATTGAACGGTTTGAGTTCTGGGGGCTGGTGATCTTTGTGGGCATACCTTTGCCGATGACCGGTGCCTGGACCGGTTCAGTAGCAGCGGTGCTGCTGGGAATGTCCTATTTCCGGGCACTGCTGGGTATCTTTCTCGGGGTGCTGATGGCAGCGGTCATTGTCACCGCGCTGTCCTTGCTCAGGTGGTGGGGTGCGGCGGTTGCGGCATTATTGATTTTAATAATTACTCTTCAGCAGTTTCTTTCCGCACGCCGCCGGTCAGAAAAGTTCAGGACCGGAGATCAGTAGCTGCCGAGCCGGCCAAGGATCAGTTTCACCTTTTCTCTTTCGGGCGAGTTCGGTTCCAGTTCGAGAAAACGGCGGAGATAGTGCCGGGCGCTGTCCGGTTTGCCCTCAAAGGCAAACACCAGACCCTTGTTTTCAATTGCTGCCGGATAGTCCGGATAATACTGAAGACTCCGGTTGAAATCGGCAATTGCACCGCCAGCATCGCCCCGGGCATATTTCAGCATACCCCGGCGGTTCACCGTGGCAGCAAAGCGCCGGCAGAGATCAACGGTTAACGGGTCGTAAAACCGGGAGGTCTGATACCGCTCCGGTCCGGGCAGGTGCAGCGATTCCGGCGGTGCGGGCAGAGTGTCGTTTGCGGGCAGAAATTCATAGGTCAAGCCGTTAAATTTAACCCGCCAGCCCTGCCAGTTTTCCAGGAGGGTGGTGAAGTTCTGAGAGAAGAAAAATGCCCTTTTTCCCTTCAGACCCGAGATGAGGTCTGCCATGATTTCCTCCGCAGTCCGGCGGGCAGTCTCACCAAACCGGATGTCACTGGTCCGGACCGGAGCGGTCCAGAGGTTTTCAGCAGCCGCAACCGCTGCCTCGGGCACAGGCAGATTCCGCATAAGTTGTCTGAGATACCAGGGCAGGGTCAGGTGATACTGGCTGACGACCAAAATCCGGTCTTCAGGTCTGGATTTGAGGTTGAGCCAGTTGATACCGTGGAAAAGACTGTAGTCATCAGTGAACAGGACCGCGTTCTCTGGCAGTTCCGCATTTACCGTCTGTGCAAGGTCGGTGAGGCTGGTGAGGTGCGAGCGGTCCTGGCGCGGGTAGAAGTAAACCGTCTGGGCAACGGTCAGGATTGCGATGGTAATGGTGACCGGGATCGGTTTTACCCGCGAAAGACCGTGGATGCCGTAACCGATGAGCAAAGCACAGACAAACCAGACCGGCAGAAAGTAACCCTCTTTGTCCGGAATGTTGTAAAGCAGGACCGCAGGTCCGGCAGTCAGAATTCCTGTAAAAAAGCCCCATAACAGTCGCCGGTGGGATTTGAGCATGCCGATGATACCGGGGATGAGCAAAAGCCAGAAGACAGTGAACTGCTGGAGGAGCATTTTCGGCAGATCGCGCAGCTGAGTGGCAAGGTAACCGGTGCCACCGGCAAGAAACCGGTAGCGGTAAATCCGGGCGGTAACATAAACCAGCAGGTCACTGAGGCTGTGAACTCCTGCCCAGCCGGGCAGGTCCTGAGCACGGAAGAGCAGGCTGAAATAGAGCAGCGGGCCGAGCAGCAGGAGTGCAATACCCGCAGGAAGGGAGCGGAGGAGCGGACGTTTGGGACCGGTAATGGCGATGACCATCAGGCTCGGAATCCAGAAGATGATGAAGAGGTGGTGGGCGATGCCCAGTCCGAGAAGGAAAAAGATTAAAAGCAGACTCCGGATTGAACCGGTCTGAGCATGGACAGTTGCCAGGAGCAGAAGCAGGGCAATCAGCAGGGTGTGGAGACTGTAGACCTCAATTGCGGTTGCCTGCTGCCACAACTCCCAGGATACCGCCCAGACCAGTGCGCCCAGCAGGGAGGCGACAGGATTACGGGTCAGCCGGTCCAGCAACAGAAAAAGAATGAGGCAGGAACCGGCAGCAAACAGGCTGGAGATCAGGTTGAGGCGGAAGGGCAGGGACAGAACCGGTATCAGGGAAGCAGCTTTTAATATCCATAAAAGTAATGGATACCCGGGTGGATGTGCCAGACCGTTGACTGCGGTTACGACCACAAACTCGGCTGAATCCAGCCAGAAGATATCACGGGCAGTGGTGGCAAAATACAGCGCAAAGGGCAGAAGGAAGGCAGAAAGGGGCAGAAGATAACGGCGGAGTAAGATGCCGGTCTTCAGCACAAGGAAGTTTAGCCGGGGGGCGCCCGATGTCAACGGGAAAGCCATTCGGATAGTTGGCTTCTGGTCTGGAGACAGACCGGGCGGAGATTAAGACACCGGTGCTGACCTGACAGCAATACCCACCCCTGCCCGGGGCTAGCCCCCCTTGACGGGGGTGTATGGCATAACTGGTTGAAAATTAAAAAGATGTGAAATTAACCCCATCAGGAACCAATAAAAACGAGGTGGAAAGACAGATCTGCTGTTTGGTGGTACTATCCTTGACATCGGGGGAAAACCGGATATAAGGTGATATATATTGAAGGTTAATCCCGAAACCAGACTTCTGTTTTTGATTACTGGTGCAGCTCTGCTCATCCGGTTGCTCGTGGGTCTGGGGTATAAAAACCGGATGACGCCGGGAGAGCCGGTGCAAAAGGCAAGGTCCGAAGCGGAGTATCTCCGGGAGCCGTATCTGGAGCTGGGTGATTCCCAGCAGTATCTGCTGCTGGCAGAAAATCTCCGGACGCGCGGAAGGTTCAGCTGGAATGGAGGACCGGTGACATTCCGGCTGCCGGGTTATCCGCTGCTGCTGGCATTAATTAATAATAATCTTATTGTGATGACGGTCCTGCAGGCAGTGCTTTCGGCGATGAGTGTGCTGTTTGCCGGTCGGGCAGGGATGAAGGTTTTCGGTCCGGTTGCCGGGCTGGTGGGTGCGGGGTTGCTGGCGATTGACATTCCCAATATCGCCCATTGCGGAATGGTGATGAGTGAACCGCTGTTTGTTTTTCTGGTTACCGGCGCACTGCTGGCGTTGAGTTATGGTCGGGAGTGGCTCTGTGGAACAATGCTCGGAATGGCGGCAATGACCAGGCCGATCGGGGTTTTCCTCTTTCTGCCGGTGGCAGTTTTTCTCGTCTGGAAAAGGGTGCGGTGGCAGCGGGTGGCGGTGTTTCTCGTGTGTTTCGGCCTTCTGCCCGGGTGCTGGGTAGTCCGGAACTGGCGGGTTTGGGGCAGGCCCGGGTTCAGTTCCAACGGTGGCTACAATCTGTTTTATGCTGGTGCTGCTGAGGTGGTGGCGGATAAACTTCAGGTGCCGCTTGCTCACGCCCGGGTGTATCTGGTGGAGCGGTACCAGCAGGAGCTGGAGGGAGATAATCCCCTTGAGCTCGGCGAACGGCTGGGCAGAATCGGGATGAGGGTTATTGTCCAGGAGCCGGTGCGGTTTCTGAAGGTCTATCTGCGGAGTGCAGGGAAGATTATTTTCGGGACCAAGGCGGATGACCTGGTGCTGAGGCTGGTGGCACCTGAGCTGCGACTGGCAAGACTGGGCGCACTGCCGGAGGTGCTACCGGTCGGGGTCAGAATGGTGATTTTTCTCCTGAGCGGACTGGAGCTGGTGCTGATGGGCGGAACCATCTTTTTTCTTTTCCGGGCGCTGCTCCGGGCGCAGCCGCGGTCATGGGTCTGGCTGTTGCTGACACTGGGAGTTTATTTTATCCTGCTTGCGGCACCGCTCGGCGACGGCCGGTTCCGGGTGCCGGCGATGCCTTTCTTTACCGCACTGGCGGGTGCCGGCTGGTCCGGGCTGCTGGCGAAGCGCAGGGGTGGTTAATGGGAGAACCGGAGCTGGCGCTGGTGTTTGTCAATTACGATTCTGCCCGGTGGCTGAGAACCGCGCTGGCAAGTGTGAAGCAGGCAGCGGAAAATCTGGAGGTGGAGCTGGTAGTGGTGGACAACTTCAGCCCGGGTGAGAAGGAGCGGGAGCGGTTGCGGGAGGTTGGCGATGAATTTGGCGCCCGCATTCTGCTTCTCGGGAAAAATCTCGGTTATGGAGCGGCTGCCAATCGGGGAGTTGCGCATACCCGGGCTGAACTGGTGGCGGTGTGCAATCCGGATGTCCGGTTTACTGCCCAGAGTCTGAGCCGGCTGGTGGAGTTTATCAGGTCCCAGCCCGATGCCGGGGCGGTTTCCCCTCAGCTTTACTATCCGGACAGAACCCCCCAGCCCTCCTGTCGCCGGTTACCAAGACTGCGCTATCTGTTCTGGGGAAGACGCTCACCGCTTGTCCGGATGTTTCCCCGGCAGGCACCGGCACGGGAGTTTCTCTATCTGGATCTGTGGCGGAGCACGCAACCGGTGGAGGTGGAGGCGGTGATCGGCACAGTGATGGTATTCCGGCGCAGCGCCTTTACTGCTGTCGGCGGTTTTGATGAAGGGTATTTCATGTTTGCTGAGGATCTGGATATCTGCGACCGGCTGCGGCGGCAGGGGTGGCGGGTGTTTCTTGAACCGCGGGCAAGGGTGATCCATTATTACGGTGCGGTGCGCCGCCGCTGGCGCCGCTGGACCGAGTATCAGCGGGTGCGGGGGTTGCACCGGTTCTTTGTTCAGCGCAGCGGGTTGCCGGGTTCACTGCTTTTGTCAGCACTGTTTGCCGGCTATTACTTCAGCTTGGAGGCAATGGCGGTTGCGGGGCTGGGGGAGTTTGAATATTCCTGGCAGAAGAGGAGCGCGAAGACAGGAGGCAGGATTGCACCGGCTTAAGGGGCTGATAGTTATCGCGCTGCTGGTCGCCGGGGATCTGGCCGGGGTGCTGTTGAGCTATATTCTGGGCTATTTTGTCCGTTCATGGTGGTCCGGGGGCGAAACCTTCACCGGCAGCCTGTTGAGCCGGGCATATCTCCTGCTCGTCTTTCCGTTTGTGTTCGCCTATGAGGGGTTGTACACGAGAAGGCTAACTGAATGGGAGGAAAGACGCCGGTGTGTGCGCGGGGTAGTAATCGGCAGTGCACTTTTGACTATTCTGCTGTTTATGGTGCGGTTGTGGATTGTGTCACGGCTGGTGGTGGTGCTGAGTGCGCTGTTCAGTGCGGTGCTCGTGCCTGCTATTCGCACATTGCTGAAGCGGTTGCTGGTGCGGTTACAACTGCTGGATCAGCCGCTGGTGATCTTCGGCTATGGCAGTGCCGCCCGGCTTTTTGAGGCGGAGCTGAATAAGCACCGGACCATGGGTTACCGGGTCGTAGCGCGGATTGAGCGGCCGGCAGACAATGAGCCGCTGGGAGCACTAATTTCCCGGGCAGAAATTCCCTCCGGGTCGCTGGTGGTGGTGCTGGCAGACTGTTTCCGCGAACCGGAACTGAAGCAGATCTTTGAGTATGCGGAGCAGAGTTTCGCCGAGATGATGATTCTGCCCAATCTCAGTCTTCTGACCACCTCCACCGCTGCGGTAGAGCAGATCGGAAGTCTGCTGGTTCTGAAATACCGTTATAATCTGCTCCGGCCGATGAACCTCTGGACAAAACAGGTGCTGGAGTTTGTGCTGAGTCTGGTGCTGACGATTGTACTGCTGCCGGTGTTTGCGGTGCTGGCGCTGCTGGTGAAACTGTCTTCACCCGGGCCGGTCTTTTTCCGGCAGCCGCGCATCGGCCGGGGCGGGAGGGTGTTTACCTGTCTGAAGTTCCGGACAATGTATCAGGACGCTGAAGCCCGGCTTGAGGAGATTCTGAGGCGGGATCCGGCGGTGCGGGCGGAGTGGGAAAGATATGCCCGGATTACCGGTGATCCGAGGGTGACCCGGATCGGTCGGTGGCTGCGCCGGTTCAGTCTTGATGAACTGCCCCAGCTGTTAAATGTGCTTAAGGGCGAGATGGCACTGGTGGGTCCCAGGCCTTATCTGGTGAGCGAACTGGAGCGGGTGGGAAAATATCTGAAGACAATTGTGCGCGTTCGTCCCGGACTTACCGGTCTGTGGCAGGTTTCCGGTCGTGCGGAACTGCCGTTTGAGGAGCGGATGCTGCTGGATGAGTATTATATCCGCAACTGGTCGCTGTGGC is a window from the candidate division WOR-3 bacterium genome containing:
- a CDS encoding vWA domain-containing protein, whose product is MSIAVSIILLVLVLFAYRGLLHPRGEPGLFVLRLGVLVMFLLIATGQIVSFAWQERPHRVAVLVDRSKSMQAVRADSQALEIAGQIGSFLPRGLKPQFWSFGDSVYAGIDPNRIYEHTRLGRALELVFNSRPAAVLLLSDGQDNGDLSPMAVVKQAQVPVYVVGFGQYAGYNLSVRDLELPGLVYAGDTVHIRIHLLSSGLRENLPVRVEVAGQERIVIAGAGFSEQELEFPVVFNQPGKKVIPVRVESLPGEITFGDNRAQALVQVQPARVRVVYFTNNPGPNTRFILALLRQNPRVSLETVISLTGSLDTGKEPAGDVYLLDGVSEKEPDRVWWQWLESQIRDGAGLLFVAGVDNAIGPVLSRMLPVSQWTVLKGSFTPVSTSDAEIAGIFGPGGIDFNLLPPFSTLITGVPDAGAVVWLQAGENGKPVVVAGKRGRGRVVYFGGYPLWRWGFLPEISFGRESPLAVFLDRVSRYLAERDTNRFVLETDRMSYLAGEPVRLQLRARRPGGDCWEGLDVRIRVNTGGIWVPMVERGAGIYQATIQGSAPGSHHAVAEVRQEGVVLGTAGVDWGVDEQGVELVRLGLNRGLLERIAQAGNGWFVPAESLAPELIKGIRTRGYQRRLVLDPRSLPWWFGLMAVLFGVELLLRRRKGLY
- a CDS encoding small multi-drug export protein, with translation MSMVQGLKSGSELKTGCRRLFGILLLMAVPALVYAGSGERIAEWLGARGLSPQLVVLLVSMLPIVELRGAVPIGNNLFGLPLWQTLLLAIGGNMLPIFLVVLLLEKAVEWLGHIAVFRRFFDWLFQRTRKRSGVIERFEFWGLVIFVGIPLPMTGAWTGSVAAVLLGMSYFRALLGIFLGVLMAAVIVTALSLLRWWGAAVAALLILIITLQQFLSARRRSEKFRTGDQ
- a CDS encoding DUF2723 domain-containing protein — its product is MLKTGILLRRYLLPLSAFLLPFALYFATTARDIFWLDSAEFVVVTAVNGLAHPPGYPLLLWILKAASLIPVLSLPFRLNLISSLFAAGSCLILFLLLDRLTRNPVASLLGALVWAVSWELWQQATAIEVYSLHTLLIALLLLLATVHAQTGSIRSLLLIFFLLGLGIAHHLFIIFWIPSLMVIAITGPKRPLLRSLPAGIALLLLGPLLYFSLLFRAQDLPGWAGVHSLSDLLVYVTARIYRYRFLAGGTGYLATQLRDLPKMLLQQFTVFWLLLIPGIIGMLKSHRRLLWGFFTGILTAGPAVLLYNIPDKEGYFLPVWFVCALLIGYGIHGLSRVKPIPVTITIAILTVAQTVYFYPRQDRSHLTSLTDLAQTVNAELPENAVLFTDDYSLFHGINWLNLKSRPEDRILVVSQYHLTLPWYLRQLMRNLPVPEAAVAAAENLWTAPVRTSDIRFGETARRTAEEIMADLISGLKGKRAFFFSQNFTTLLENWQGWRVKFNGLTYEFLPANDTLPAPPESLHLPGPERYQTSRFYDPLTVDLCRRFAATVNRRGMLKYARGDAGGAIADFNRSLQYYPDYPAAIENKGLVFAFEGKPDSARHYLRRFLELEPNSPEREKVKLILGRLGSY
- a CDS encoding glycosyltransferase family 2 protein; protein product: MGEPELALVFVNYDSARWLRTALASVKQAAENLEVELVVVDNFSPGEKERERLREVGDEFGARILLLGKNLGYGAAANRGVAHTRAELVAVCNPDVRFTAQSLSRLVEFIRSQPDAGAVSPQLYYPDRTPQPSCRRLPRLRYLFWGRRSPLVRMFPRQAPAREFLYLDLWRSTQPVEVEAVIGTVMVFRRSAFTAVGGFDEGYFMFAEDLDICDRLRRQGWRVFLEPRARVIHYYGAVRRRWRRWTEYQRVRGLHRFFVQRSGLPGSLLLSALFAGYYFSLEAMAVAGLGEFEYSWQKRSAKTGGRIAPA
- the wbaP gene encoding undecaprenyl-phosphate galactose phosphotransferase WbaP; this encodes MHRLKGLIVIALLVAGDLAGVLLSYILGYFVRSWWSGGETFTGSLLSRAYLLLVFPFVFAYEGLYTRRLTEWEERRRCVRGVVIGSALLTILLFMVRLWIVSRLVVVLSALFSAVLVPAIRTLLKRLLVRLQLLDQPLVIFGYGSAARLFEAELNKHRTMGYRVVARIERPADNEPLGALISRAEIPSGSLVVVLADCFREPELKQIFEYAEQSFAEMMILPNLSLLTTSTAAVEQIGSLLVLKYRYNLLRPMNLWTKQVLEFVLSLVLTIVLLPVFAVLALLVKLSSPGPVFFRQPRIGRGGRVFTCLKFRTMYQDAEARLEEILRRDPAVRAEWERYARITGDPRVTRIGRWLRRFSLDELPQLLNVLKGEMALVGPRPYLVSELERVGKYLKTIVRVRPGLTGLWQVSGRAELPFEERMLLDEYYIRNWSLWLDFSILVRTIRAVLTGRGAY